A portion of the Paenibacillus marchantiae genome contains these proteins:
- a CDS encoding ABC transporter ATP-binding protein, with amino-acid sequence MAIILEAKNVNKSYSTGEREKHPILKDINFQLKKGEFVSIMGPSGSGKSTLLYNVSGMDQVSSGSVYFAGKIISDFSEKELAQLRLNKMGFIFQNIHLLKNLNLLDNIILSAYLAKKSSRDSINTRALNLMKKMGINELANHNITQASGGQLQRIAICRALINQPDILFGDEPTGALNSRSTNEIMDILGDINASGTTILIVTHDVKVAARSERVLFMMDGKLVADRNMGKFNKQHDLKARESSLGKWLTDHGF; translated from the coding sequence ATGGCTATAATCCTGGAAGCCAAAAACGTGAACAAATCGTACAGTACTGGTGAGCGTGAGAAGCATCCTATTTTGAAGGATATTAATTTTCAATTGAAGAAGGGCGAATTTGTCTCGATTATGGGTCCGTCGGGATCAGGAAAATCAACCTTGCTATACAATGTCAGCGGCATGGATCAGGTAAGTAGCGGGAGTGTTTATTTTGCTGGCAAGATAATTTCGGATTTCTCGGAAAAAGAATTGGCACAGCTTCGCTTGAACAAGATGGGATTTATATTTCAGAACATCCATCTGTTGAAAAATCTGAATCTACTCGATAATATCATTCTGTCTGCTTATCTGGCCAAAAAAAGCAGTAGAGATTCCATTAATACACGAGCACTCAATTTGATGAAAAAAATGGGGATTAATGAACTGGCCAACCACAATATCACTCAGGCATCGGGTGGGCAATTGCAACGGATTGCTATCTGTAGGGCGTTGATCAATCAGCCTGATATTCTGTTTGGCGACGAACCCACGGGAGCACTGAATTCACGTTCAACCAATGAAATCATGGATATTCTTGGAGACATTAATGCTTCTGGAACAACGATATTAATCGTTACCCATGATGTCAAAGTCGCAGCTCGATCTGAACGGGTTTTATTCATGATGGACGGCAAACTGGTGGCAGATCGTAACATGGGCAAGTTTAACAAACAGCATGACCTTAAAGCGAGAGAGAGTAGCTTAGGTAAATGGCTAACGGATCACGGGTTCTAA
- a CDS encoding MFS transporter, producing MKQMENKSFGKFLMVWFGQLISTMGIGMTAFSLGVYAFEKTHMATAVALITLFTFLPNILLRPIGGVLADRFDRRMMMVIGDLGSAGGLVFIWIMILIGNIELWYLYVGVTFSSVFSAIQSPAYKASATDLLDKDQYSKGSGLMQLAESSKFLFSPILAGILLSITTIEVILVINMLTYLVAILAVLAIRKSIKAARSEDERKPWLAELNEGWIEVTTNKGVLLLVIIISIITFYLGFLETLIGPMILSFSDSRMLGTFLSVSAIGMLISSLCIGMFTMSKKYSKILVLGLVMSGISFSLLGFSTNIFIIIFAGFLFLASLPFVNMSADVLVRNNISNEKQGRVWGIIGILSQLGFIVSYSLAGFLADRVFNPLLVEGGALASTVGSYIGVGPGRGIALLFIIAGVFVIVIAVITSQLKSIKGLEKGIDIVPSDPTNLAHD from the coding sequence ATGAAACAGATGGAGAACAAGTCATTTGGCAAATTTCTGATGGTATGGTTCGGACAGCTCATATCTACAATGGGGATCGGAATGACGGCATTCTCCCTTGGAGTGTACGCATTTGAGAAAACCCATATGGCGACAGCTGTTGCGCTGATTACACTGTTTACCTTTTTGCCTAATATCTTGTTGCGTCCTATAGGTGGAGTCCTTGCAGATCGTTTTGACCGGCGCATGATGATGGTCATCGGTGATCTTGGTTCTGCCGGTGGTCTCGTTTTTATCTGGATCATGATCCTGATCGGAAATATTGAACTATGGTATCTCTATGTTGGCGTCACTTTCAGTTCCGTGTTCTCGGCTATTCAAAGTCCAGCCTATAAGGCTTCAGCCACCGATTTACTCGATAAAGATCAATATTCAAAGGGCAGCGGGCTGATGCAGCTCGCCGAATCATCCAAGTTTCTATTTTCGCCCATTCTAGCGGGAATTCTGCTCAGTATAACAACCATTGAAGTCATTCTGGTCATTAATATGTTGACGTATCTGGTTGCCATTCTAGCGGTGCTTGCCATCCGGAAAAGCATTAAAGCAGCGCGAAGCGAGGATGAGAGGAAGCCTTGGCTTGCTGAGCTTAACGAAGGCTGGATTGAAGTCACGACGAATAAAGGCGTGCTTCTGCTCGTCATTATTATTTCAATCATCACGTTTTATCTTGGATTTCTTGAGACACTCATTGGTCCTATGATCTTATCATTTTCGGATTCAAGGATGCTTGGCACGTTTCTATCTGTGAGCGCGATCGGTATGCTGATTAGCAGCCTGTGCATTGGCATGTTCACCATGAGTAAAAAATATTCAAAAATACTTGTTCTGGGTCTGGTTATGTCCGGAATATCATTCTCCCTCTTGGGATTTTCCACCAATATTTTTATCATTATTTTTGCAGGTTTCCTGTTTTTGGCCTCCCTGCCTTTTGTCAATATGAGTGCAGATGTATTAGTGCGTAATAACATATCCAACGAGAAGCAAGGCAGGGTGTGGGGAATCATCGGCATATTATCGCAATTGGGTTTTATTGTATCCTATAGTCTCGCAGGTTTTTTGGCAGACCGTGTCTTCAACCCGCTTTTGGTGGAAGGTGGAGCACTAGCTTCGACCGTAGGATCATATATCGGCGTTGGTCCGGGAAGAGGCATTGCGTTGTTGTTTATTATTGCAGGGGTGTTTGTTATCGTTATTGCAGTCATCACTTCTCAACTTAAATCCATTAAGGGGTTAGAGAAGGGGATTGATATTGTGCCATCAGACCCAACGAATTTAGCGCATGATTGA
- a CDS encoding ankyrin repeat domain-containing protein, translated as MFKIGNQGTFETLPDHAIAIYKGDVIAVEEFIKQGMDLEREITLSKYIALTPLDIALITNQQAVVKLLVDNGVNLNVKDNPAILKAVRYGGEEIIRYLHQKGAKLNGLSKVKSNAYDEAYYSNKKNITVLKGLGLDIRKYGGKTLRKAVSNHDMKMVQYLLDEGVDINYNESDMVYPYKATPLTVAARNNNMKMVQFLVEQGADVTIQEKDGERAYTIAISQKNAEMAEYLKAHEPQDFHNLSNKLHVLKSYKLPDALIRFLTEGPRRIDLPNKSSGVGYIEFFHLVDTVEMKMGRQKLLRISSDVDQYSHILIVWNPSKKMIGYADIEHQVIGTISTFEAFMADPASYMDNLLN; from the coding sequence TTGTTCAAAATCGGAAATCAAGGTACGTTTGAAACGTTGCCTGATCACGCCATAGCGATTTACAAGGGAGATGTTATTGCTGTAGAAGAATTTATTAAACAGGGCATGGATCTCGAAAGAGAGATTACGCTGAGTAAATACATAGCGTTGACGCCATTGGATATTGCTCTAATTACCAATCAACAGGCAGTGGTCAAGCTTTTGGTAGATAACGGAGTAAACCTAAATGTGAAGGATAATCCAGCAATCCTCAAGGCGGTCAGATATGGCGGGGAAGAGATCATCCGATATTTGCATCAGAAGGGTGCCAAATTGAACGGTTTGAGCAAGGTGAAGTCGAATGCGTATGATGAAGCCTATTACAGTAACAAAAAGAACATCACAGTGCTGAAGGGCCTCGGACTGGATATTCGAAAATATGGTGGAAAAACATTAAGAAAAGCCGTTTCAAATCACGATATGAAGATGGTTCAGTATTTGCTAGACGAGGGCGTGGACATCAATTACAACGAGTCCGATATGGTGTATCCATACAAGGCTACACCACTTACGGTAGCGGCTCGCAACAACAATATGAAGATGGTTCAATTTCTGGTGGAACAGGGGGCGGATGTGACCATTCAGGAGAAGGACGGGGAACGAGCATACACGATTGCGATCAGTCAGAAGAATGCGGAAATGGCAGAGTATTTGAAAGCTCATGAGCCGCAAGACTTTCACAATCTGAGCAATAAATTGCATGTGCTCAAATCGTACAAGCTGCCGGATGCATTAATCCGTTTTCTAACGGAAGGTCCGCGAAGAATCGACTTGCCGAACAAATCGTCCGGCGTGGGATACATCGAATTCTTCCATCTGGTCGATACGGTTGAAATGAAGATGGGCAGACAGAAACTGCTGCGTATATCCTCTGACGTGGATCAGTACTCCCATATCCTGATCGTCTGGAATCCAAGCAAAAAAATGATTGGCTACGCAGATATTGAACATCAGGTGATTGGAACGATTTCGACGTTCGAAGCGTTCATGGCCGATCCCGCATCATATATGGATAATCTCCTGAATTAA
- a CDS encoding SPFH domain-containing protein, with protein MAIIDVIKYDGSPDVFAWKHPENELGTWTQLIVNQSQQAILFKDGRALDMFGPGRHTLSTANIPILNRLVNLPFGGKSPFAAEVWYVNQVSALDVKWGTANPIQIQDPKYNIIVPVRAFGQMGIKIADSRKFLVKLVGTLPEFNQANMVNYFRGLIIMNINSMLSSYLIHRKVSVLEINAYIAEISRHFADTIASAFEEFGIELINLYIHNVNLPEEDPSVIRLREALARKAEMDIIGYTYQQERSFDTLEGAAKNEGSMQSDIMGAGLGMGMGVGLGGSFSSEMSQMSKVMATTETPAVRICKHCSHPNQEHSSFCSKCGNSIAEKSAMTGCNNCGHALQKGTKFCPNCGDKYYACPSCGADNAENALECVQCHEPMPSPCPKCNHMNSGQTKFCGNCGSSLSLKCSQCQHEVKPGQKFCLDCGNNLQDGGQG; from the coding sequence ATGGCCATTATTGATGTAATCAAGTATGACGGTTCACCAGATGTATTTGCTTGGAAACATCCTGAGAATGAATTGGGAACATGGACCCAGTTGATTGTGAATCAATCCCAACAGGCGATCCTCTTTAAGGATGGAAGGGCGCTTGATATGTTCGGGCCAGGAAGACATACGCTAAGTACAGCGAATATCCCGATCTTAAACCGGCTCGTTAACCTTCCGTTCGGAGGTAAATCACCTTTTGCAGCAGAAGTGTGGTACGTCAACCAAGTAAGCGCACTAGACGTGAAATGGGGAACAGCAAATCCAATTCAGATACAGGACCCAAAATATAATATTATCGTTCCCGTGAGAGCATTTGGACAGATGGGAATAAAAATAGCAGACTCTCGCAAATTTCTGGTCAAACTTGTGGGAACACTGCCTGAATTTAACCAGGCTAATATGGTCAATTACTTTCGCGGGCTAATTATTATGAACATTAACTCCATGCTGTCTTCCTATCTAATACATAGAAAAGTAAGTGTACTGGAAATCAATGCTTATATCGCAGAAATATCACGACATTTTGCTGATACGATTGCATCTGCTTTCGAAGAATTTGGTATTGAGTTAATCAACCTGTATATCCACAATGTCAATCTGCCTGAAGAGGACCCTTCGGTCATTCGTTTGAGAGAAGCGTTGGCACGCAAAGCCGAAATGGATATTATCGGGTACACCTATCAACAGGAGCGTTCATTCGATACGCTTGAAGGTGCAGCCAAAAATGAAGGAAGCATGCAATCGGATATAATGGGTGCAGGGCTTGGTATGGGGATGGGTGTTGGACTGGGAGGATCATTCAGCAGCGAGATGTCCCAGATGTCCAAAGTGATGGCTACAACGGAAACACCTGCTGTACGCATATGCAAACATTGCAGTCATCCGAACCAGGAGCATAGTTCTTTTTGCAGCAAGTGTGGGAATTCAATTGCCGAAAAATCAGCAATGACCGGTTGTAACAACTGTGGACATGCCTTGCAAAAAGGGACCAAATTTTGTCCTAATTGTGGTGACAAATATTATGCCTGCCCATCCTGCGGGGCAGATAATGCGGAGAATGCTTTGGAATGTGTTCAGTGTCACGAACCGATGCCTAGCCCATGCCCTAAGTGCAATCATATGAATTCGGGTCAAACTAAATTTTGCGGCAATTGCGGCTCCAGTCTGTCCTTGAAATGCAGTCAATGCCAACACGAAGTGAAGCCCGGTCAGAAATTCTGTCTGGATTGCGGAAACAATCTGCAAGATGGAGGGCAGGGATAG
- a CDS encoding aldo/keto reductase: MKTRTLGSDKLQVSGLGLGVMMMPDNQESVHTIQGALDAGVTMFDTADLYGEYEKQRFGGNEKLLGRALKGRRADAIVATKFGITHTQGPKGDPAYIKKSVDASLYNLGMDYIDLYYQHRPDPNTPIEETVGTLADLVQQGKIHYIGLSEASAVTIRRANVVHPITALQTEYSLWSRELEDEILPLLGELNIGLVPYSPLGRGFLTGQIRSIDDLPEDDYRRHYPRFQGENFEKNLEVVRLIQELAMQKECTASQLALAWLLEKGEHIVPIPGTRSLERVHENLGALHVSFTNDEWAEIERISPKGFAAGGRYPGLA, from the coding sequence ATTAAGACAAGAACGTTGGGAAGCGATAAATTGCAGGTATCCGGGCTTGGGCTGGGCGTGATGATGATGCCAGACAACCAAGAATCCGTTCATACAATCCAGGGTGCACTGGATGCGGGAGTAACGATGTTCGATACAGCTGATCTGTACGGTGAATATGAAAAGCAGCGATTTGGAGGCAACGAAAAATTGCTTGGGCGCGCGCTCAAAGGGCGAAGAGCCGATGCTATTGTAGCGACCAAGTTCGGTATAACACATACCCAGGGGCCCAAGGGAGATCCGGCGTATATCAAAAAATCAGTAGATGCCAGTCTGTACAACCTGGGCATGGATTATATAGATCTCTATTATCAACATCGCCCTGATCCCAATACTCCCATTGAGGAAACGGTGGGAACACTTGCCGATCTGGTACAGCAGGGAAAGATCCATTATATAGGTCTGTCTGAAGCGTCTGCAGTGACTATTCGTCGTGCGAATGTCGTTCACCCCATCACAGCACTCCAAACGGAGTATTCATTGTGGAGTCGTGAGCTCGAAGATGAGATATTGCCATTGCTCGGCGAGTTGAACATTGGGCTCGTACCCTATAGTCCATTAGGGCGCGGCTTCTTAACTGGTCAGATCCGATCGATAGACGATCTGCCAGAGGACGATTATCGTCGTCATTATCCACGTTTCCAGGGTGAGAATTTCGAGAAAAATCTGGAGGTGGTGCGCCTGATCCAAGAACTGGCTATGCAAAAAGAATGCACTGCTTCTCAGCTTGCACTCGCCTGGTTACTCGAAAAGGGAGAACATATCGTTCCGATTCCTGGTACTCGCAGTTTGGAGAGAGTTCATGAGAATCTTGGTGCCTTGCACGTTTCTTTCACCAATGATGAATGGGCTGAGATTGAACGGATATCTCCCAAAGGATTTGCCGCAGGGGGAAGATACCCTGGCCTTGCTTAA
- a CDS encoding helix-turn-helix transcriptional regulator encodes MITGISRSKTLGEFLKSRRSRIQPEQAGITGSYGQRRTPGLRREEVAVLAGVSATYYTWLEQGREVNSSREVMESIAGALQLSEEEKGHLFRLWDPNAEHEFPASYSHLEAGWQSIISQLAYPSFITNERSEVLAWNEAANEKLFDFSSMNVNDRVMMRMLFLDATLRERMHNWDEFARHSVAVFRTYYDKYPGEPEFYQIVQQLIEDSTDFQNIWSLHQIKQKKVNRIFLETTDRTDGIAHAYDIFSMSNLNEQSGIHCCVYIPVVE; translated from the coding sequence ATGATTACAGGTATTAGCCGAAGTAAAACACTTGGTGAATTTTTGAAATCTCGGAGGAGCCGAATTCAGCCAGAGCAAGCCGGGATCACCGGATCGTATGGACAACGGAGAACGCCGGGATTAAGACGTGAGGAAGTTGCCGTGCTTGCGGGTGTCAGTGCAACTTATTATACGTGGCTTGAGCAGGGGAGAGAGGTTAACTCGTCTCGAGAGGTGATGGAAAGTATAGCGGGTGCACTCCAGTTAAGTGAGGAAGAGAAGGGACACCTATTTCGTTTATGGGACCCCAATGCAGAGCATGAATTCCCTGCCTCCTATTCACATCTCGAAGCGGGATGGCAGAGTATCATTAGTCAACTTGCATACCCTTCATTTATTACGAATGAAAGGTCTGAAGTACTTGCATGGAATGAGGCAGCGAATGAGAAGCTTTTTGACTTTTCCTCGATGAACGTGAACGACCGTGTCATGATGCGAATGTTATTTCTAGATGCAACGCTCCGGGAACGTATGCATAATTGGGATGAATTTGCACGGCATTCGGTAGCGGTGTTTCGTACGTACTATGACAAGTACCCGGGTGAACCTGAGTTTTACCAGATAGTGCAACAATTGATCGAAGACAGCACGGATTTTCAAAATATTTGGAGCCTGCACCAGATTAAACAGAAAAAAGTCAACCGGATCTTTCTCGAGACAACAGATCGGACGGATGGTATTGCCCATGCCTATGATATCTTTTCCATGAGCAATCTTAACGAACAGTCAGGTATTCATTGTTGTGTGTACATCCCCGTTGTGGAGTGA